atgacGGTGAAAACATGGAAATATATCCTGATATTTATCATCATAAATTCTGGTAAGTTGCAGTTGCATGtgtctcacacacacacacatgtgtaGAATTACAATTCtatcaaaaaaaagaaaagaatttttattcaatataattaccGAGAAATCAATTCGTAGTGGCAGCTGAGAGAATAAAGGACATGATTTACATGCCCTTGGATGCTGTAGCTGCTTGCTTCCGAAGACACAATGGCACACATCAGTTTGGATGTTCTTGTAAGAATTGATCCTTTCATCTGTTATTTTCTCAGTCATCAGTTATTTAGTTGCCGGCTAGTATAGTGGTAAAGCGCAAGCGCGACTCCGAACCGTTCCACATTTATAATCGCTTTTGTTTGCGCAGCCGGTAGATCGGGAAGCGTGGGTGTTGTGCATCTCGTTGAGGTGGACGACGATATCACTTGGCTAGAGAAAAACGCCACTGCTGGTCCATATGTTGTGGTTCTTTCGTTTGCGATGTTCAAAAAGAATACGCTCCTAAGACTGCGAGATACAAATAACATAAACGGAGTGTTATTGGCGAAGAATAACAGTCAAGAGCTTCCGTCAGAGTATTCGCCAGAAGATACGTGTCCAAATCGGTACTCCAGTTACAAGAAGTGCGACGACCTGAGACCATGGAATCCCTTCGGATCTGCTTTACTCATGGAAGACTGGCCATTCCCTATGTTTTACACAGAGGTCAGATTCCAAGTACTGTGTGTTTGTGTAGGGTGTGACGGGCACTGAACGCTGGAAATATTATCGTTTTCAGAATCAGACGGTGTTGCAAGCTATAAAGTCTTGTTTCTCGGAACACAATGCTCACGATCTGGAGACGCAGTATCAGAGATCCCTGTGCGCAATAGAAATGAAGTCGTTCATGTACGCCGCCATTAATTCGGAATCTTGCATAAAGCGCACCGACTTCAAGCTAAATTTCAATCCAACTCAGTTTTGCGATCCGCTTGGAGACAGAAATATACACTGGCCATTGAGGCCTCTCGATAGGAATAATAATACGGTGATAATGGTGACAGCACGATTGGATGCGTCATCGTTATTCGATGGGATATCGCCCGGCGCGGAAAATACCATAACAGGATTGGTTACGCTGCTTGCTACTGCGTATTACTTGAACCTTTTGGATATCACCGTCGACAGTGAGTATTCAGTCTCAATTGCCATAAGTATTAGgtgtacaaattattattatttattttattattttttttgtaataaagacttaatttcttcaatgagagcactgaattaatttgtacatctAATATAtagcatataaaatgtacgtgttatttaataatatactaaCTCCTAGCGTCGTATCCCCAGAGACGAATGTTGTGTTTTCCCTGCTGAACGGAGAGGCATTTGATTACATAGGATCCAGTCGCATGATCTACGACATGAAGCAGAACAATTTTAACGCTCTCGGTGGGGTTAATCTGAAGTTGGATGATATCAAGAGCGTGATCGAGTTCGGCCAGTTGGGCAAAGGGAGAATAGTTCTCCATAGCAGCAGTAAAGATGATACCACCGATCGTTTGGCTAAAGTGTTGAATGCATCGATTCTTGTTGATAGTGTACCACCTACGTCTGTGCAAAGTTTTCTGGAGGCGAGGCCCAGTCTAACGACTGTTGTTATAACCAATCATGAAAAAAGGTTTAAAAATCGATACTACAACAGTATCTTGGACGACGGGGAAAATATTGGTTTTAATAGGTACATAATCTCGATTTCGACACACGTTTTATGCGTTTCTCATTACTGAGGTTTTCGTGTATCACGTTTTAGGAATGATAGCAACGCGCTCGCGTCGGAGTTAGCGAAGATCGCTGTTCAGGTCGCTAACGAGCTCTATCGCGAGGTGACGGGCGAGTCGGCGCCGCAGTCCGCCGATCTACCGATACCGCTGGAGGATCTCGTCGCAGAAATGTTGTACTGCTACGTCCAAAGTGCTAAGTGCACCCTGTTTCACGCGGCTTCGGCACCCGGCGCTAAATTGATCAATCAGATCTTGCCGCTGTACGTCGGTGTGCACAGAGCGCCCAATGCCGCGACGACGCTAACGGGGCAGCTTCTGGCCCTGCTGACCGGCGAGAAACTCAGCGACATGAATGAAACGACCTGTCACGAAAACCGCCTCGCATGGATGGGTGGATACAATTATACAGGAATATGCATAAACTCAACCGTCAATTACAGTACAGCTGTGAGTCCGGCATTTATCATCGACGGTAAGTTATGCGCAGGCTGCTTGTGTTTTCTGAAAGCGTCTCTTGAATAATGGTTTCTCATGTTTAGGATATAATATGAAGTCTGGCGAGTACTCTACGTGGACGGAGTCCATATGGCAAACGTTGAGCGTCAGAATGTTTCTTAAACCATCGGCGGCGACAGAACGTTTCAGCATGATCCTGGGTAGTCTGGTTGCCGGCACCTCAATCGTGCTGGTGTGGTTTATCAATACCCGAGCTGACGTATTATTCAACTCGAGGTTCGTACTCGTAACGTAATGCCAGAATCGTGATATAGAACATCGTGGTAAAGAAGCAAGAGATTATTCACAAAATATGTGCTTGAGAAACTTTTATGcatgatataattttgttacaggAGAACCGTCGATTGCTAGGGACACGCCGCGGACCACATATCAATGACCAGGTTGGATCATCGTCGCGAAGATCGGGATGTTCCAATAACTAGCCTTTAACTGTATGTGTGGTGCGCCCTCGGACGATCTATTTAATTcagaatattcaaatattgttACGCGCGTGTCATTGTCATTGCGATTACgttatttatcgttatttatcgTTCCTCATACATTGCGttcaattgtgaaaataaaccGATACGTTTTTAATATCTCAAGCCCGTTTTTTTAGACTATGTAATATATTGCGCAAGATTTGAGatttgcatagtctaaaacgggctttaGTGTAAATATATCTCTTCTTTGCATTTctccaaattattaaaactatgtATACAGCTAtttgtaatgtaaatataaaaaaagatgttGAACAACAAAACACTCGATCATTTTAACAGCATTTCACGTATAcgtgggcgcgcgcgcgctcgtgttgTGTACGTGTTAGTATACAGggaaatgtaatgtaatacatCACATTATACCCTGTATATTTCCTTGTGtgatgcgtgtgcgtgtgtggcgcgcacatgtgtacatatacatacatacacatgtatGCGCACGTACGAGATTATTGAAGaacgaattttaataatgatataaatttgttagtataacattaaatatgcaAATCGTTTAAATCTGTAATGTGTAAAACTGCATTGTTTTTTACTTCTCTAGCCGCGTTTAAGTTTATCTAGATctagaaacaattaaaaactttataaatggtaattaaaatttaagctCCATCTTTTGCTGATAGTTTTAAGTTTACATAATACACGTATAATGTATTGCTCTTCATTAAAGCGTGGGACGATTGtaggaatatatgtataaacgcagaattaataaatagtattttatataactatgataagaataaaacaaagaaataatgcaAGCGTGATGGCGTTTATTATCGTTAAACAACTTACTTAACAGGGCTTTGATGTACACGGGAAAGaagtgtttaatttatatatttatgcttttttttagtatgcatgtgtaagtatataatatgttttatttacgACTCTTAAAATTTCGACAAAGTTAGAAGCGGGTCGTTCGTCTTTGTTTGTCTTTAGGAATGACGGATTTATCGAATCTTTGAGAGAATTATTGTACGAGACGAAGATACTGCACAATATAAGGATACAACTAAAAAACAACATGCAACGTAACTGAAagtattttaacatttttcataacgtaattatatatgtcATACAGAACCGAAGTAaccaattattttaatgatttattaataatcataatcacCGAATGTGAAAACAATCACGAAATTGTTCAGCGTTACGTCAAAGACCACATTATATTCTGACCCATCTCTAccttcgttttttatttactcCTTTTTAATCTAATTCTCTCGACAGATAATCGACAGATTTCGTACTCGATAATGCGAAGAATGCGGCAGACGTTAATGCTTCCTATTCGTATTAAGACTCCATATGCACGCGTCATAGGATTTTTATTACGGCTACtacatgtaaaaaaaaaaatgaaagtacCTGGTGAAAATATGTCAAATGCGTACACATGTTTTGGCTTTATCCACGTGCATATGGGTGACATCGCTCCGTTACGCACGCTCCGATACGACACGTTCAACCTCTTCGGCAATCGTTTACGCTTTTCTCAACTAATTTTCTGTATACAAGGATGAAGTAGGAGGGCTGGGCACCGCCCACCGAATTATCACAGTCGTTTGGTGCCGCAGCACATACGTATACATGGTTCAGCCTTACAACCTACCTCTTAATATCTAGCATTATCTCAgcattaaattgatttatctTGAATACAATATAGTCCCGTACCCACAGGTGGTTCGTCAAAGCAATAATTGTTAAAGAAATCTGATTATCTGTTGTTGTTCGTCTCGTTGAAATTGAATGCGTATGCGACTGTGTGCATTATTGCTTGTTACAAACGGCCCGTTTACGTGGTACGCGAAGCACTTTGGCGAATGTCCGAACAGGTGTTCTCCttaaatcagaaaaaaaagCATCGTACAATACAATAAGCAATGTTTTCCCGCTTcgtctttttttgtttttgttatcGTTGCAgccgattattattattattattactttaagcGAACCGATGTCGTAGCACCGTACACGAATCTATGCTATCAGCTGTCTGCAACTGATGATATCGTTTTACTCGAGTCACGTCGCATGTTCTAAACGTCCATGTGATTACTACGATGTAATCGTGATCGAAGTTACGATCAAGCTACCAAGTGGAacttatatatcattatacaCGAGAATCGATTTCTTAAAAGGAAACAACGTACAAAACTACACGCAGTGTGTATTCAACCTGAATCATTCGTAAGCTATAATGATGGAAGCACTCTGGTCAATCGGCTATGTACATCAAGAAACTCGTTGTAAGCGAAGAATATATAAGTACAACAGAAAAATCGTATCTGGCTATTTTAAGGTCACCTGACATCACCAGGctgtattacataattacattttccTCCCACGATTGTGTGACTAGTGCCAGTTCGCTTATCAATAACTGATTCGTGAGAAGAAATCATGATTGTAACGATATCGACCGAATTGAAATGAGCTGGTCGAAAATCGCGATAATTCCACCATTGCCGGACCTGCTGACCCATTGGGAGAACGATGACTACAGCTTTCTGTGGAATCAATGGACTTGGGAGTGACTAATTTCTGCTACGTTACTTCACGCGTCGAATCTAACGGCGTGATACAACGAGATAGatagaaatgcttcttatCAATGGACGGACCGCGCGGAAATGACGGATCGAAAAAGCATAAATATACATGCGATGTGCGGATCAGGAAGAACGATATGTACACGGGCATATCGGAGAGAAGACGGCTATGGTTTGCCAAC
The Ooceraea biroi isolate clonal line C1 chromosome 12, Obir_v5.4, whole genome shotgun sequence DNA segment above includes these coding regions:
- the LOC105276570 gene encoding nicastrin, which produces MTVKTWKYILIFIIINSVAAERIKDMIYMPLDAVAACFRRHNGTHQFGCSSGRSGSVGVVHLVEVDDDITWLEKNATAGPYVVVLSFAMFKKNTLLRLRDTNNINGVLLAKNNSQELPSEYSPEDTCPNRYSSYKKCDDLRPWNPFGSALLMEDWPFPMFYTENQTVLQAIKSCFSEHNAHDLETQYQRSLCAIEMKSFMYAAINSESCIKRTDFKLNFNPTQFCDPLGDRNIHWPLRPLDRNNNTVIMVTARLDASSLFDGISPGAENTITGLVTLLATAYYLNLLDITVDKTNVVFSLLNGEAFDYIGSSRMIYDMKQNNFNALGGVNLKLDDIKSVIEFGQLGKGRIVLHSSSKDDTTDRLAKVLNASILVDSVPPTSVQSFLEARPSLTTVVITNHEKRFKNRYYNSILDDGENIGFNRNDSNALASELAKIAVQVANELYREVTGESAPQSADLPIPLEDLVAEMLYCYVQSAKCTLFHAASAPGAKLINQILPLYVGVHRAPNAATTLTGQLLALLTGEKLSDMNETTCHENRLAWMGGYNYTGICINSTVNYSTAVSPAFIIDGYNMKSGEYSTWTESIWQTLSVRMFLKPSAATERFSMILGSLVAGTSIVLVWFINTRADVLFNSRRTVDC